In the genome of Pelodiscus sinensis isolate JC-2024 chromosome 3, ASM4963464v1, whole genome shotgun sequence, one region contains:
- the LOC142827832 gene encoding BLOC-1-related complex subunit 6-like, which yields MAEGRRTVPAEIDERGQQSCPARRRRAERSLEALGLECGATLAGARQPGNRRATIACAPELEGAVRREGLLTHFVASSLQRKMHLGAPGGAASRIPPVDPAALRDLVARAAQVGAQVDELLRSVHCGLQALTALSVGCIHTYRDGVESLGEAVDTSIRAMYTLVARCEELDLAMQPVRTLARRISDMKGTLDRLEGLCK from the coding sequence ATGGCGGAGGGGCGCCGCACCGTGCCCGCGGAGATAGATGAGCGCGGGCAGCAGAGTTGCCCGGCCCGGCGGCGGCGGGCCGAGCGGAGTCTGGAGGCGCTGGGCCTCGAGTGCGGAGCGACCCTCGCTGGAGCGCGGCAGCCGGGGAATCGCAGAGCCACTATCGCCTGCGCGCCGGAGCTGGAGGGGGCCGTGCGGCGCGAGGGCCTCCTCACCCACTTCGTGGCCAGTAGCCTGCAGCGGAAGATGCATCTCGGCGCGCCCGGGGGCGCCGCCAGCCGCATCCCCCCCGTGGACCCCGCGGCGCTGCGGGACCTGGTGGCGCGGGCCGCGCAGGTGGGCGCGCAGGTGGACGAGCTGCTGCGCAGCGTGCACTGCGGCCTGCAGGCCCTGACCGCCCTGAGCGTGGGCTGCATCCACACCTACCGTGACGGCGTGGAGAGCCTGGGCGAGGCCGTGGACACCAGCATCCGAGCAATGTACACGCTGGTGGCGCGGTGCGAGGAGCTGGACCTGGCAATGCAGCCCGTGCGCACCTTGGCCAGGCGCATCAGTGACATGAAGGGCACGCTGGACCGGCTAGAGGGGCTCTGCAAATAG
- the PNRC1 gene encoding proline-rich nuclear receptor coactivator 1, which yields MVTTTAPPPFLARLSAGTEDARRLPPSLFQRLMRGDNNCETQASCCLAGQGGSARPALKRVRRRKGKIRPSPSGLLPSRYQQYQQHRAGLGRRAPLAAPGAGEVRTLPAPAAVPLVPAEEPPTSALPRPAPSKPLRKEFLKNKMGKPEKAPAPHCQPVHSTHLGEQSKSNKQKNKGNMPLTKIAPVKKTENNFWQLSVSPEIIDKQEKKLLTTESFRNMKSKKPGSPTEMNQKESYAGAKFSDPPSPSVLPKPPSHWVGCTVEYSDQNKELMAVHLKTLLKVQA from the exons ATGGTCACCACCACGGCGCCGCCGCCCTTCCTAGCGCGGCTCTCGGCAGGCACCGAGGACGCCCGACGGCTGCCGCCCAGCCTCTTCCAACGCCTCATGCGGGGGGACAACAACTGCGAGACCCaggccagctgctgcctggcggggcaggggggcagcgcGCGGCCCGCACTGAAGCGCGTGAGGCGGAGAAAAGGAAAGATCCGGCCCAGCCCCTCGGGGCTGCTACCGAGCCGCTACCAGCAGTACCAACAGCACCGCgcgggcctgggcagaagggccCCGCTGGCAGCCCCCGGCGCGGGCGAGGTTCGCACTCTCCCAGCACCGGCGGCTGTTCCCCTCGTCCCGGCTGAGGAGCCCCCCACATCGGCCCTTCCCCGACCGGCGCCCAGCAAGCCCCTCAGGAAGGAG TTCTTGAAGAACAAGATGGGAAAGCCTGAAAAGGCTCCCGCTCCGCACTGCCAGCCTGTTCATAGCACACACCTGGGTGAGCAGTCCAAGAGTAACAAACAGAAGAACAAAGGTAACATGCCGCTAACCAAGATCGCACCTGtgaaaaaaactgaaaataacTTTTGGCAGCTTTCTGTGTCACCTGAGATCATTGACAAACAGGAGAAAAAGCTGCTGACAACAGAGAGCTTCAGAAACATGAAATCAAAGAAACCTGGCTCTCCAACTGAAATGAACCAAAAAGAAAGTTACGCTGGAGCAAAGTTTAGTGACCCGCCATCTCCTAGTGTCCTTCCTAAGCCCCCTAGTCATTGGGTAGGATGCACTGTTGAATATTCTGACCAAAATAAGGAGCTGATGGCAGTCCATTTAAAAACTCTGCTGAAAGTTCAAGCATAG